The sequence below is a genomic window from Silvanigrella paludirubra.
TTTACCATACTTGTAATTTCGTTAATGGCAGCCGTAGTTTCATGGACGGAAGCCGCTTGTTCCGTTACGGACTCCGATAAAGACTGTGAGCTATGCATTAAAGTTTTAGAAATTTTCATGGTGTTGTCACCTTGTTTCTTTAAACTTTCAATGGAATTTTTAATGGTATTTGTCAGTTTTAAAATAATAACAACAATAATTGAGCTAATAATTGCAGAAAGTATTAAAACTGTAGCCATTGTCCAATTTGTAATTGTTGTTAAATTTGCACCTTGTTTTGTAGAGTTTGTTGCTCCCTCCGAATTAAACTGAGTTTCTTTTTCAATATTTGCTTGAAATTCTAAGGCAAATTTTCTACCAATATTTTTGTAATGAGTTAAGGCTTCTGCTGCTTTGCCATTTTTTGCTAATTCTGACTCTTCTTCAGCTGCTTTTATATACTCGTTATAGCTTTTTAAAGAGGCATCATAATATGGTTGTTCGCCAGGAGCAAGTAATCCATTTGTTATGTAATCTTTTAATAATTTATCTAAATCAGCTTTAAACTTTGCAATATCGTTTTTGTTTTTTTCCTCTTCTTCTGTTTGATTTGCAAGGTTGTTTGCAATCACAAGAACTTCACGACGTGATAAGCTGCCAAAAATATTATTCATTTTTCCCATAGCTTCAATGCTTGGAAGCCAACTTGTAGCGGTATCTTGCGCATAAACTTGAGTTTTATTGATCATGGTTATGCAGTAAACGCATGAAAATAGAATAAGAGCTACCAAGATGGAGATAGAGGTTATAATTTTAAAGGATAGGCTTTTATTTCCCATTGATCATACTCCCGTAAATTTAAAATCAATCTTTTTTTTTTCGGAATATTTTTTTTTATCTTAAAATATATTTATAATTATTTATAAAAAAGAATACTCTTTAAGTTATGTTAATAATATAAAGAGTTTATGAGTTGTTTTAAAAAAATTGAGCCCAAATTTTCTACTTATTAGGAATTTTTTAGCTTATGTTTTTTACGGAAGTGGAGTTTTGCTTTAATAGTTTGTGGTTTAAAACCTACTAAGAGGCTGTAAGCACACGGAACAATAATTAAAGTTAATATAGTAGAAGAAATAAGGCCTCCCATAACCGCAATACCCATATTTGCTCTTGCTTCGCTTCCTGCTCCAGAGCTTAAAATTAAAGGTAACATACCGGCAATCATAGTAAGGGTTGTCATCATAATGGGTCTAAATCGAACGACCGCACTTTCTAAAAGGGCTTCTTCTACATTCATACCTTCTGCCATTTTTTGTTGAGCAAATTCAACTAACAAAATAGCATTTTTGGTAACAAGACCCATCAATAATATAATTCCTATCATGGAATCTATGGATAAAGCTTCATTGGTAATAAGAAGTGCCAAAAACGTACCAGAAAAAGCTAAGGGAACACTAAGCATAATGGAAAGTGGTGCTTTTATATTTTCAAACTGAGCGCATAAAACCATAAAAATAAATAAAATAGCTAACAATAAGGCGCTTGAAATATTTTTAATTGTTTCTTTAAAAAACTCAGAATTTCCGTCCAGTCCGTGCGTAACACCAAAAGGAATTGTTTTATTTATAAAAGATTCTATTTTATGAACTGCTGACTCTAAATCTTTTCCATAATAATCAGCGCTAACATTTAAATTATTATTTCCATTTATATGTTCAATGACAGGATCAATGGGTACTTTTTCTATGGTAGCAACACTGGATAATAATACTTGTCCGCCTTTTGAATTTGGGACAAGCACTCCCGTTAAATCATTCATTGTTTGATTTATTTTTATTGGTAGCATAATTTTAATATCGTAAAATCTTCCATCAGCATAAAAATTGCCAACTTTTACTCCTTTAAATAATAATTCAATGGTGTCTGCAATATCATTTAAACTGACATCAAATGAAGCCGCTTTTAATCTATTTGGTAACACTCTTAATTCATATGCAGGATCTTGAAGTGAGCTTGTTGCTCCCTTTGCTTCAGGAATGGTATTGATAAATTCGATTAATTTTTTTGAATACGAGTTTAGGGCATCTTTGTTGCTTGAAATTAAATTCACTTGGATTTGTTTATAACTGTCACCCGATCCAATTTTTTCTTTATCGCTACGAATAAACTTTTTAGCATCATTTGTAATATGATCCGTAAATTCATTTTTAGTAAAATTTCTTTTATTTGGTTTTACAAGCATAATTGTGAAATTTATGGTGCTTACTGAATTTGTTTCACCTGCTCCTACGTTCATAGAAACGTTTTCAACACCGGGGTATTTTCGAATAAATTCTTGAATTTCTTTTGCTCTATGAATTGATGTGCTTAGTGGTGTTCCTTGGGATAAAGAAAAATTAAAATAAACTTTACTGTCATCGATATCAGGCTGGAATGTTTTTGGGACAAAATTTAATAATAAAACACTCAATATAAAAATAATAAATCCAATTAAAATAGTTGTTTTTTTTCTATTTAAAATTCTTTTTAAAATATTTTGATAGTTATTTTGTATTTTATTAAAAAATTGATTAAATAATATTATAAATTTATTTTCTTTTTTAATATTATTTTCATTTAATAATTTACTACTCATCATAGGTACAATTGTAAATGCAACAAATAATGAAATTAAAACAGCAGTAGCGACTGTTATTCCAAATTCATAAAAATAGCGTCCTACAATACCTTCCATAAAAGCAATTGGTACAAACACAGCAACAATAGCTAAAGTGACGGCAAGTGCGGCAAGCCCAATTTCAGCAGACCCATCCATCGCTGCTTTAATAGCACTTTTACCCATTAACTTATGTCTATGAATGTTTTCAATAACAACAATAGCATCATCTACTAATATACCAATTGAAAGTGTTAAGCCTAACAAAGTAAGATCATTTAAGGTAAATTTTAAATAATGAATAACAGCAAACGTACCTATTAAAGAAGCAGGTATTGCCACAGAACAAATGAACGTATTTTTCCAATCATGAAGAAAAATAAAAACAACAACTACGGCTAAAAAAGCTCCTAAAATAATATCAAATAAAACTGCATTAAAAGAGTCTTTAATATATAAAGAGTCATCACTAAGTGTAATAATTTCTATTTTATTTGTATTCTCTTTATTTAATTTTTCAATTTCTTTTTTTATATTAGTTGCAATTTGAAGAATGTTTCCTTTTGATTCTTTTTTAATTGCAATCGAAATTGTTTTAACGCCATTGTATTCCGAATAAGAAGTTTCTTCCGCTAAAGAATTTGTTACAGTAGAAAAGTCCTCGATACGAATTAGGGGTTTATCTTTTATATTGATAGGTATTTTAGCGATGGAGTCAATTGTATATGGAATACTATAAGTGGAAATGCCCATGTTTATGAATGTACTTCGTAATGTTCCAGAAGGTTTATTTAAAATTTGATTTTCAATATTCCCTTTTAAACTACTTGGGCTAATTTGCATTGCATTTAATAAAGATGAATTTAAATTAATATGTATTTCACGATCTTGATAACCATAAACAAGAACATCACCTACACCTTCTATTCGCTGTAGTCTTGGCTTTATTTCATCTAAAGTAAAACGAGATATTTCTTGAGTAGATAACGATTTAGATGTGATACCTAATTCCATGATTGGCTTTTTATTTGATTCTATTTTTTTAACAATAGGTTTTTCAGCATCTTTAGGTAAATTAACAGCACTAATAATATTTCTAACATTATTTACTGCTTTATCGCCATCGGTATCAAGATTAAATTCTAAAAAAATACTAGCGCCACCTTGAAAAGCAGAGCCATACATTGTTTTTAACCCTTGTAGACCTTTTAAAGCATCTTCTAAAGGTTTTAAAAGGATTTCTTCAGACGTTTTAGGATTGACTCCATTATAAGTAACAGAAACGGATGCATAGGGAAATTCAACATTAGGTTCACGGTCTATGCCCATTCTTGAAAAAGAAATAAGGCCAAATATAATAATCACTAAATTTATCATTGAAGCAAAATAAGGTCTTTTTATCGAAACATTTGATAAAAACATAGGGGTTCGCTCTTTATTATTTTGTTTTAAGTTTAATTTCTAAAAAAATACCAGGGGCCAATTTATCATTAAAAGAAGTAACGTCTGCATATATATCAAATGTTTTTGAAACAGAATCGACTACAGGAACAACTCTTTTAATAATAGCTTCACCTTTATTTCCGGTATTTGGATTGCGGACTTCAAGTTTCATTCCAATTTTTAATTGATTAAAATAAGTAATAGGAATTTGTGCATATAATTTAAAATTTTTATTTTGGGTGATTTGAAAAACAGAGGTACCTGTAGCTACATAATCTCCAACAGATTTTTCAACTTTTGTTATGACTCCATTATAGGGAGCTAATATTTTAGTTGATTTTAAAATAAATTCTTTACCAGCCAAATTAGCTTGTGCAGATTGATATTCCAAATTTTTAGACTCTAATAAATTTTTTTCTTTTTCATAGGTTGCTAAGTTAACAATGCCGCTTTTAAATTGTTTTTCCATTCTTTGTGTATTTTTTTCTTGCTGATCAAGAGCTAGTTTTTTTAAACTGACATCAATTTTGGCTGTTTTTACGTCAATTGAAGCTTGGTTATCTTCCATAGAAGCTAAAATTTGTCCTTGTTTTACTTCTTCGCCAGAACGAAAATAAATATGAGTTATACTTCCAGAAGTTGAAAAACCAATTGAACTTTGATTTTCGGCTTTAATATAAGCAGGAATACTTGGGACACTTTCGGAATCTAGAGAGGTATTTATTGTACTTGTTTCTTCTTTTTTAGAAGGAATTGGTTGTAGTTCTTTTTCTTTTATTAAATTTTTTTGATTTTCCTCTTTTTTTTCTTCTTTGTTTATACTTTGCTCTGGTAAAGATGCTTTGTTTTTATCATTTTTTGTACATGATACAAATGCAATAAAGAATATTAAAAAAATAATTTTATTTTTAAAATGACTCGTGAGTTTCATTTTTCACCTTTTGTCTGAAGAGATAGGATTTTTTCCTATTGCTGCTTGTAATTTAATCCAATTATTATCAATATCACTTCTTAATTTAGATAATTCAATTTTAGAGTTAATAAATTCGTTTTGTGTTTTAATGAGCTCAGAGGCAGTTAAATTACCTGTTTTGTATTTTATTTTTGATAATTTATAGGCTTGTTCTAAAACTTCTGCCGCTAATTTTGATTGAGGTAAAATTAAAATACTCGTTTTTAAATTATTAAATGCATTTATAACCTCGTTAGTTATATCTATTAATTTTTTATCTTTATTTATTTTATTTTTTTCTAGTTCATTCAAAGATTCAATACGGTTTGAAAGTGAAATTCCAGAATCCCATATTGTCCATGATAATTTTAATCCAAAGCTTAAATCATTGCCAGATGAAAAAGTACCCGTGTTGGGATCGATAGTATTAGAGTTATTTCCAAAAGATTCTGAATTGGAATAGGAAGATACAATGCTTGCTGTAGGAAGAAAATTAAAATTTTGATAGGCAATATTTGAATTTGTTGCTTTTATTTTAGAGTCGAGACTTTTTATTTCACTTCTGTTTTTTTGACCTTGATTTAAAAGTGTATTTAATTCTGGAATTTTATTTTCTTGTTTTTCCCAATTGGATTTATCTTCATTTTTTATTTGAATAGAAACATATTCATTTAAATTAAGAGCTTTTTTTAAATCTGCTACTTTATTTTGAAATTCGTTTTTTGCATTTTCGTAGGCAATTTCACTTTTTGCTGCATTTGCTTGTGAAAGTAATAGGTCAATTTTATCTTTTGTTTCGTCTCCTGTTTCAAATAAAATGCTTGTCTCTTTGTAAAGTAACGTTGAATATTCGAAAGCAGCTTTTTTTATTTCTAAATCATTATATGCCTGTTGAGTATTGATAAAAGTTTGTGCCCCTTCGGTACGAGCTTTAATTTTAGCGCCCTTTAGATCAAAAGAAGCACTATCGGTTTTAGAAGAAAGCTCAGATACTTTATAAGCATTTTGCCAAAGTCCTGTAATGGGTTGTTCTAAACTTATAGATGCATCGGCTTTTCTGTCAGGAGAGGATGAATTATAATTTGAATTTTGATTTGGATACCAATTCGTAGAAGCTTGGGCGCTTAGTGAAGGGCCTAATTTAAAAAAGGATAAAGTATGTAGAGAGTTAAAGTTTTGTAACTCTGTATTTGTTAGTTTTACCTCTGAAGAGTTTTTTTCTGCAATATCCATGGCTTTTTCAAGGTCTAGCGATAGTATGATTTTATTTGAATTTAGTTCTTGAGCATAAGAATTTATGTTAAAAGTCAAAAAAAGATAAGCTAACTTTTTTATGGGACACATTTGAATTACCACTTCTAAAAAATAGATTTTAAATTTGAAAATTATATAAAAATAGATAATTTATTTATCCATTTAATAGTTAAAGATATTAATGGTTATTTAAAACTATTGCAACTTTTTTAGTGAATAACGAGGTAAAATTGAAATTTATTTAAAGTTACTCAATTTATAATTTAATTTAAGTCAATAATATTGCTATAGTGATTTTTTTAATAAAAAAGTTAATTTCTCTTCTAAGGCATCAATAAGAATTTTTTGGTCATATAATTGAGTTTTTAAATTTTTAATTTCAATTTCTTTTTCATTTAAATACTTTTCAAAATTTATAATATCATTCTTTTTTTCTTTTAATTGGGATTCTTTAATATGTACAAAGTATTTTCCGTCTCTAAGCTCAGATTTGATTTGACCTGATTTTATTTTTCTTCGTAAAGTAATCTCAGATACTTGTAAAATTTGTGCGGCATCATTTAGTTTGACCCAATTTCCTAATTCTTCTTTTATTTTTTGATTATTTTTTAACTTAATAGCCATGTTATTGCTCTATAAATTTTATAACATCATCAATTGAGTAGGGTTTTTGAAAACAGGTAAAATTTTTATTATCGTGTTTATTTTTTTCAATTCTAGGGTCAGCAGTATCATCACCTGTTGCCAATACAAATTTTCCTTTAAATGTAGATTTAACTTCATTTTCAAAAAAATCGACTCCATTTTCTCCATCTAATAGAAAAAGATCACAAACAATACTATTTATATCTGTCGAGTTTTTTAAAATATTTCTAGCCGATGAAAGGTTTTGAGCAAATTCAGCTTCATAGCCTTTACGCTTAAATCTTTTTACTGTCATTTCCAATAAATCAGCATCATCATCTATGAGTAAAACCTTCATTATATATTAACCTCTTTAAATTTCGGAGCTCAATTTTAAAGGATAGTGTTAGCTTATCACATTGCAAGCCGTATTCTAAAAGGATACCCTAAATATGGTTGTTCCCATGACATCATCTCGTAGCATTAGAGGAGGAAGGTAACATGGGTTTAAGAGAAGACGCCCTTAATTATCATAGTAAGGGACGTAAAGGTAAGATTGAAACTGGCATTACAAAAGAATGTAAAAATCAAAAAGACATTACCCTCGCCTATTCACCAGGAGTGGCAGAGCCATGCAAAGAAATCGCAAGAGATCCCTCTTTAGTTTATGAATATACGGCTAAAGGAAATCTTGTTGCGGTTGTAACTAATGGTACGGCTGTTCTTGGATTGGGCGCTATAGGTCCTATGGCAGGTAAGCCTGTAATGGAAGGCAAAGCTGTTTTATTCAAAATGTTTGCTGATATTGATTGTTACGATATTGAATTAAATGCAAAAACTCCTGAAGAAATTATATCTGCATGCCGAATGCTTGAACCTACTTTTGGTGGAATTAATCTAGAAGATATAAAAGCTCCAGAATGTTTTGAAGTAGAAGAAAAACTACGCGAAGAATTAGATATTCCCGTTTTTCATGACGATCAGCATGGGACAGCCATTGTTAGTGGAGCGGCCTTGTTAAATGCATGCGAAATTACCGGAAGAAATATTTCCGATGTAAAGTGTGTTGTGAATGGCGCTGGGGCTGCTGCCATAGCATGTGCACAAATGTATATTAATCTTGGGTTAAAAAAAGAAAATTTAATTTTATGTGATTCAAAAGGAGTTGTTTATAAAGGTCGTACTGAAGGTATGAATAAATATAAAGAACGATTTGAAAATGAAACGCGTAAAAGAACCCTTGCCGAAGCAATTGAAGGAGCCGATTTCTTTTGTGGTTTAAGTGTCGCTGGAGCTGTTACAAAAGAAATGGTTAGTACAATGGCAAGAGATCCTATTATTTTTGCTATGGCAAATCCAGATCCTGAAATCTCTCCTATGGATATTAAGTCGGTTAGACAAGATGCTATTATTGCAACGGGACGTTCCGATTATCCAAACCAAGTGAATAATGTTCTAGGTTATCCTTATATATTCAGGGGTACTATGGATGTTTTATCGCGACGTATTAACGAAGAAATGAAAATGGCAGCGGTTCATGCAATAGCTGCTTTAGCAAAAGAAGATATCCCTGAAAGCGTAACAAAATCTTATGCAAATAGTTCGGAACTTGGATTTGGAAGAGAATATTTAATTCCAAAACCATTTGATCCTCGTTTGTTACTTAGAGTTGCGCCTGCTGTTGCAAAAGCGGCAATGGATACTAAAGTTTCACGAAAAAATATTGATCTTGAACAGTATGTTGATCAACTCGAATCTCGTTTGGGTATTTTGCAATCGGTAACAAGAAAAATTAAAAGAAATGTTGTTGTAGCTAACAGAACTCACGGAAAAAAATTAAAAGTTGTCTTACCTGAAGGAACAAGCCCTAAAATATTAAAGGCAGCCGAAATTGTTCGATCTGAAGGAATTTGTGAACCTATTTTAATTGGTAATATTGAAAAAATTAAACAATTAATTCAAGAAATTAAATTGGAAAAACAACTCGCAGGAGTTGAAATAATTGATCCAAGTGACGATAAGAGAACAGAGAAATATGCATCGCTTTTATTAGAAAAAAGAGCTCGTAAAGGTGTCACTAGAATGGGTGCCTACGAGCTTATGACAGGAGATCATCATTATTTTGCTTCTATGATGGTAGACTCAGGAGAGGCCGATGCCTTTTGTTCTGGAGTTCATCATAATTATGGCGATACTTTAAGGCCTGCGTTACAAATTATTGGAACAAAAGCGGATAAAGTTTTAGCCGGTATTTATATGTTACTTTGGAAAGATAAAAGCATATTTGTTGCAGACACAACTGTAAATATTAATTCTAATGCAGAACAATTAGCTCAAATTGCAATTCAGACACATGATATGGCTAAAATATATTTAAATGAATTACCAAGAGTAGCAATGCTAAGTTTTAGTAACTTTGGAAGTACAAAACATCCAGAGTCAGATAAAGTTTGTAAAGCAACTGATATTGTTAAAAGGTTGAGACCAGACATCGAAATTGATGGTGAAATGCAAGCAGACTTTGCTTTATCTTCAGAGCTTCTTGAACGCTCCTATGGTTTTTCTACTTTAAAAGGACCTGCAAATGTTCTTATATTTCCAGATTTAACTTCTGGTAATATTGCCTATAAACTTTTGAGTAAATTAGGTGGTGCAACATCTATTGGACCTATATTAACAGGAATGAAAAAACCAGTTAATGTGCTAGCTCGAAATTGTGATATTGAAGAAATTGTTAATTTGATTACATTTACAATTCATCGTGTTCAAAATGGAATGTGAAAACAAGAGAATATTAAGGTAAATATTCTCTTGTTAAATTACGATTCGCATGACCCATAGGTGCAACATCATCTTCTATTCTTATGCCTCCAAAAGGCATTAGCCTTTCAATTAAACTCCAATTTATTTTATCTGAATGTTTATTTGTTTCTTTAAATTGGCTTAACAAAGATTGAATAAAATAGATTCCTGGTTCAATAGTAACAACTACGGATTGATCTAAAGTACCAACAAATCTTAATGAGCGATAAGAAATATTAGATGGATTTAAAGGAGCTGGATTGCCTTGTTCATCAAGCTGTTTACCACCAATATCATGAACTTGAATTCCTAACATATGACCCAGTCCGTGTGGTAAAAATACTTTTGTAATTCCATCTTTTAAGGCTGTTTGATAGTCACCTGAAATTTTTAAAATCCCAACATTTTCTAAAATTTCTGCTATTTTTAAATGACATGTTTCATGTAATGATGGGTAATAGAGACCTGGTTTTACAGCTTGGCAAAGTTCTTTTTGCAATTTTTCTGTTTGAGCAAGAAGCTCTATAAAAACAGGGTCACAATTATTTGTTGCGTAGGTTCTTGTTATATCAGAAGCATAATTATTATAAGTTGCTCCAGAATCTATTAGTAAAACATTTCCATTCCGTTTTTTGTCTCTTCCGTGATAATGTAATATGGCACCATTTTTATCTAATGCAACAATTCCAGTATAAGGTAAATCGGTATCAACGCACTGCATTGCTTTTAAATAAGACATATGAATTTCATATTCAGATTCGCCATTATAAAAAGCTTCTTTTGCGGCAAGATGTCCTTTTGCGGCAATGCGATTGGCTTCTGATAAACAATGAATTTCATAATCAGATTTAAAACGACGATGCCAATTTAAGCGGGCTTCCATTAATTCACAGTTTATTTTAATATTTTTTGCGCAGGCATATTTTGTTTCGTTACCTAAGAAAACAGAATAAGTTAAATCACCAAGCGATTCCCAAATTTTTTCTTTTGTTCCAACTTCAATAATATCAAAATTTGAAGCCCAAAATGGATTGTCTAATCTTTCATGTAAATGCCAAAAATCGTCGGGGGAATAATAAATTAATAATGGTTTTTTGCCAATTTCATATTTTAAAACATGGTGAGGTCCTGCGGCTGGACACCAGTGTGCAAAATGTGGGTTTGTTTTAAAAGGAGCATAGTTATCATCTGCAAAATAGCCAAAAGGCTCTCCTGCACCTAAAATTAAGGAACGATAATTAAGAGCCTCTAAAGCTTTATCCGCACAACGCATTCGGATTTGAATATGTTCTTTAAAAAGCGTATCAAGGTTAGACATCGATTTAGCTCCTATTATTATAAATTAAGAATACGGAAACAATCTTCATACGATATTTAACATATGATTTAGACAATTGTGAATTGTTTTATTAAAAAATTATTTTGTATTTAATCTTGCATTTTATTGTTCTCCATTATAATTTTAATTTCTAATTGAATTTGAGATATTATTAACTAAAATTAGGTAAAAAAAATGCATACATCACAAAGATTTCGGGCTGAAATTGCTCTTGTCATATTAACTGTAATTTGGGGCTTAACTTTTCCGATAACTCGTGTGGTCATTGCTGAAATGAGCTCTTTTGCTCTTGTTTTTTTTAGATCTTTATTAGCCGTTTTTGTTTTATTGCCTTTTGTTTTTTTAAAAAAAGAAGATAGAAAAGATTGTTTAAAATATTTACCATTAGGAATAGTTTTAGGTGTTTTAATTTATTTTTCTCATTTATTCCAAGTTTTTGGCCTTGAGACAATTCATTCAGGTCGAAGCGCTTTTTTGACAAATTTAACTATTGTTTTTGTTCCATTATTATCTCCCGTTTTTCAAAAGCAAATTCCTACTATTAAAGACGTTGTTTCAATGGCAATTGCATTGGTAGGAATGTTTTTTTTAACAAGTCCCCTTGATGGAGAAGGGTTGTCTAAAGGTGATTTTTGGACAATTCTATGTGCAATTACTTTTTCTATTCATATTCATGTTCTTCAAATATTTATTAAAAAATATCAAAAAAGTAAAATATTTGCATTTTTAGAAATATTATTTATGTGTATTTTAGCAACAACATTTCTCCCGTTAGCAGAAAAGTCATCGCATTTATTACCAACAACTTTAGGTGCTTATATTGCTTTGTTTTATTTAGGAGCAATATCAATGGTTGGCACAACTGTTTTGCAAGCAAAATATCAGTGCAAAACAACGCCCGAAAGAGCTTCGCTCATTTATATTTTAGAACCAGTATTTGCTATCTTTTTTGGATATGTGATACTCAGCGAGAGTATGACCTCTAAGTCTTTGTTTGGAGGATTTTTAATTATATTCGCCGTAGTTTGGGTTTATTTTTTTCAATTAGGAAAAAATTTAATTAAAACGAATTAATGTTTTGGTGTAAAAAATGTTAAGTTCCAGAAATTATGGAAATCGAAATTTAATTCTTGAAACTCTTTCTATTTATAAAGACAAGGTATTAAATAATCTTTTTAAGGATATTCCTGACTCTTACTGTGATCAATTAAAATCATTTGATCAAATTTGTGGTTTTATCCAAGATAATTCGAATTGTTTTATGCGAGAAAATTTGTTTGGTCATGTTACTTCTTCTGCTTTTGTTGTAAACTCAAATTTTACACAAATTCTATTTACCTACCATGCAAAACTTAAAAAATGGTTGCAACTAGGTGGGCATTGTGATGGAGA
It includes:
- the pepQ gene encoding Xaa-Pro dipeptidase, translated to MSNLDTLFKEHIQIRMRCADKALEALNYRSLILGAGEPFGYFADDNYAPFKTNPHFAHWCPAAGPHHVLKYEIGKKPLLIYYSPDDFWHLHERLDNPFWASNFDIIEVGTKEKIWESLGDLTYSVFLGNETKYACAKNIKINCELMEARLNWHRRFKSDYEIHCLSEANRIAAKGHLAAKEAFYNGESEYEIHMSYLKAMQCVDTDLPYTGIVALDKNGAILHYHGRDKKRNGNVLLIDSGATYNNYASDITRTYATNNCDPVFIELLAQTEKLQKELCQAVKPGLYYPSLHETCHLKIAEILENVGILKISGDYQTALKDGITKVFLPHGLGHMLGIQVHDIGGKQLDEQGNPAPLNPSNISYRSLRFVGTLDQSVVVTIEPGIYFIQSLLSQFKETNKHSDKINWSLIERLMPFGGIRIEDDVAPMGHANRNLTREYLP
- a CDS encoding DMT family transporter gives rise to the protein MHTSQRFRAEIALVILTVIWGLTFPITRVVIAEMSSFALVFFRSLLAVFVLLPFVFLKKEDRKDCLKYLPLGIVLGVLIYFSHLFQVFGLETIHSGRSAFLTNLTIVFVPLLSPVFQKQIPTIKDVVSMAIALVGMFFLTSPLDGEGLSKGDFWTILCAITFSIHIHVLQIFIKKYQKSKIFAFLEILFMCILATTFLPLAEKSSHLLPTTLGAYIALFYLGAISMVGTTVLQAKYQCKTTPERASLIYILEPVFAIFFGYVILSESMTSKSLFGGFLIIFAVVWVYFFQLGKNLIKTN